A DNA window from Naumovozyma dairenensis CBS 421 chromosome 7, complete genome contains the following coding sequences:
- the TRM12 gene encoding tRNA(Phe) (4-demethylwyosine(37)-C(7)) aminocarboxypropyltransferase (similar to Saccharomyces cerevisiae TRM12 (YML005W); ancestral locus Anc_2.302): MVLEITIPNEQIQLIKPIKTALEAHDNFIKPILTHPSSPSCKVIRTNLEDVPTYLSKYIDSNHLQVQRSTLELVSGKKAKNDILKFTKDWFSLYHAINDNTLIDRLIEHTPYRYSKYPPLLLFNNSTVRSFDHDVWKYNVPDDVRGQYFHDLLKYLSNNDNESTYRYIGINKPIIYDDVMRQPKNIKIVYPSDSTDEIWCQLKQNGIWQVWNPLYTMFSRGNIKEKKRILDTFHGSCKDIDVVDLYCGIGYFSFSYLFNGARNVFGFDINPWSIKGLQEGLRLNKFGPTRCHFYNESNEMSIERIQQYRDSECNGEKLLIRHINLGLLPSSRQGWPIALKIIDIHSDLERVPDQRVTLHIHENVHIDQIEDDSFVQDTVIPGLRHLNAKYHYRKVHVEKIKTFAPDIWHVCIDIDVYR; this comes from the coding sequence ATGGTATTAGAAATAACCATCCCAAACGAACAAATACAGCTAATTAAACCCATCAAGACAGCGCTGGAAGCACatgataatttcattaaaccAATCCTTACACATCCATCGTCCCCATCATGCAAAGTCATTAGAACTAACCTTGAAGATGTACCTACATATTTGAGTAAATATATCGATTCAAACCATCTACAGGTTCAACGGAGTACATTGGAATTAGTGAGTGGAAAGAAAgcaaaaaatgatattttgaaattcacTAAAGATTGGTTCTCCCTATACCATGCTATAAACGATAATACTTTAATTGATAGATTGATTGAACATACACCATATAGATATTCTAAATACccaccattattattgtttaaCAATTCGACTGTAAGATCATTTGATCATGACGTTTGGAAATACAATGTACCTGATGATGTTAGGGGACAATATTTCCatgatttattgaaatatttgtcAAATAACGACAATGAATCAACATACAGATATATTGGTATCAATAAACCCATCATATATGATGATGTGATGAGACAACCTAAAAACATTAAGATAGTATATCCTAGTGATTCGACGGACGAGATATGGTGTCAATTGAAACAGAATGGGATATGGCAAGTTTGGAACCCATTATATACGATGTTTAGTCGTGGgaatatcaaagaaaagaaaaggatcTTGGATACATTCCATGGAAGTTGTAAAGATATAGATGTTGTTGATTTATATTGTGGTATTGGATATTTCAGTTTCagttatttatttaatggaGCAAGAAATGTATTTGGATTCGATATTAATCCATGGAGTATTAAAGGGTTACAAGAGGGCCTGCGTTTAAATAAGTTTGGTCCTACCAGATGTCATTTTTATAATGAAAGCAATGAGATGAGTATAGAGCGTATACAACAGTATAGGGATTCGGAATGTAATGGAGAGAAGTTATTGATTAGACATATTAATTTAGGATTATTACCAAGTAGTCGACAAGGTTGGCCCATTGCATTGAAGATAATAGACATACATAGTGACTTGGAAAGGGTACCTGATCAAAGAGTAACACTTCATATTCATGAGAACGTTCATATTGATCAAATAGAAGATGACAGTTTTGTTCAAGACACAGTAATTCCAGGATTAAGACATTTGAATGCTAAATACCATTACCGAAAGGTCCATGTTGAAAAGATCAAGACGTTTGCACCAGATATTTGGCATGTATGCATTGATATAGACGTttatagatag
- the HHT2 gene encoding histone H3 (similar to Saccharomyces cerevisiae HHT2 (YNL031C); ancestral locus Anc_2.298), with amino-acid sequence MARTKQTARKSTGGKAPRKQLASKAARKSAPSTGGVKKPHRYKPGTVALREIRRFQKSTELLIRKLPFQRLVREIAQDFKTDLRFQSSAIGALQESVEAYLVSLFEDTNLAAIHAKRVTIQKKDIKLARRLRGERS; translated from the coding sequence ATGGCCagaacaaaacaaacagCAAGAAAGTCTACTGGTGGTAAGGCACCAAGAAAACAACTAGCCTCTAAGGCTGCTAGAAAATCAGCTCCATCTACCGGTGGTGTTAAGAAGCCTCACAGATATAAGCCAGGTACTGTTGCCTTAAgagaaattagaagattcCAAAAATCTACTGAGTTATTGATCAGAAAATTACCATTCCAAAGATTGGTTAGAGAAATTGCTCAAGATTTCAAAACTGATTTGAGATTCCAATCTTCTGCTATCGGTGCTTTACAAGAATCCGTTGAAGCTTATCTAGTCTCCTTGTTTGAAGATACTAATTTGGCTGCTATTCATGCTAAACGTGTTACTattcaaaagaaagatattaaattagCTAGAAGATTAAGAGGTGAAAGATCATAA
- the KTR5 gene encoding putative mannosyltransferase (similar to Saccharomyces cerevisiae KTR7 (YIL085C) and KTR5 (YNL029C); ancestral locus Anc_2.300) has protein sequence MLKRILVRKILPIIARCNPIVIIILISFITTILMIKSTLDADAEPQYHPLAYSFQDLSTKMDSPFFYGCTNTHAYINENPTYYKMNATFVMLTRNEELNDVLKTIRSIESHFNQWFHYPYVFLNDEPFTQEFMDKIRSVTTTMNDDEVYFGQLNELEWEFAQDVRESVEYIQWIDSQGDRGILYGNMESYHKMCRFYSGLFYKHPLVRQFEWYWRLEPDVEFFCDLSYDPFWEMERTKKYYGFTVVIPELYWTVPNLFRFVKSFVKERQSYVKFKSLWKLFATNYHYKTTNEDDPYNTNLNRFVNDDDELHHELSRDVAIENLFTTHENETIRNNNTHADSHLAVEKSWKSLIEKSKSKIPIKEDKFDDEEYNLCHFWSNFEIAKISIFDNEIYDEFFQYLESTGGFWKERWGDAPIHSLGLSLILNLNEVHYFRDIGYRHSQIYHCPRNSFHSDNERFPFIEGDEKYKRNKKANTYDRSWEHGTGCRCKCPRRLREIEDTMHHCFELWLELTHNLDTYGSDRENIDVTNIKDKLRKDFLEKFINA, from the coding sequence ATGCTGAAACGAATTCTCGTGAGGAAAATTCTCCCGATAATAGCACGATGTAACCCcatagtaataataattctaataTCATTCATCACAACCATCTTAATGATCAAATCTACACTAGATGCTGATGCTGAACCACAATACCACCCGTTAGCATATTCATTCCAAGATTTATCCACCAAAATGGATTCACCTTTCTTTTATGGTTGTACTAATACACATGCAtacattaatgaaaatccaacttattacaaaatgaaCGCTACTTTTGTGATGTTGACTCGTAACGAGGAATTAAATGACGTATTAAAGACAATCCGGTCCATTGAATCCCATTTCAATCAATGGTTCCATTACCCATACGTTTTCTTGAATGATGAACCATTCACACAAGAATTCATGGATAAAATAAGGTCAGTGACGACCACCatgaatgatgatgaggtTTATTTTGGacaattgaatgaattggaatGGGAATTCGCTCAAGATGTTAGAGAATCAGTGGAATATATACAATGGATTGATAGTCAAGGGGATAGAGGTATATTGTATGGGAATATGGAATCTTATCATAAGATGTGTAGGTTTTATTCAGGGTTGTTTTATAAACATCCATTAGTGAGACAATTTGAATGGTATTGGAGGTTGGAACCTGATGTAGAGTTTTTTTGTGATTTGAGTTATGATCCATTTTGGGAAATGGAACGGACGAAGAAATATTATGGATTTACTGTTGTGATACCGGAATTGTATTGGACTGTTCCTAATTTATTTAGATTCGTCAAGAGTTTTGTTAAAGAGAGACAAAGTTAtgttaaatttaaatcGCTATGGAAATTATTCGCAACAAACTATCATTATAAGACTACAAATGAGGACGATCCTTACAACACGAATTTAAACCGGTTTgtaaatgatgatgacgaatTACATCATGAATTATCTAGAGATGTTGCCATTGAGAATTTATTTACAACGCATGAGAATGAAACTATACGGAATAACAATACACATGCCGATTCGCATTTGGCTGTAGAAAAATCATGGAAATCACTTATAGAGAAATCTAAATCAAAAATCCCTATTAAAGAGgataaatttgatgatgaggaaTACAATCTTTGTCATTTTTGGTcgaattttgaaattgccaagatttccatttttgataatgaaatatatgatgaatttttccaatatttaGAATCCACAGGTGGATTTTGGAAGGAAAGATGGGGTGATGCACCAATCCATTCCTTAGGATTATCATTAATCTTGAACCTGAATGAAGTTCATTATTTCAGAGATATTGGTTATAGACATTCACAAATTTATCACTGTCCTCGTAATAGTTTTCATAGTGATAATGAACGTTTCCCATTTATTGAAGGTGATGAGAAATATAAGAGAAATAAAAAGGCCAACACATATGATCGAAGCTGGGAACATGGAACAGGATGTCGTTGTAAATGTCCCAGAAGATTACGAGAAATTGAGGATACAATGCATCATTGTTTTGAATTATGGTTAGAATTAACACATAATTTAGATACGTATGGTAGTGATCgtgaaaatattgatgttactaatattaaagataaaCTAAGGAAagattttcttgaaaagtTTATCAATGCATAG
- the NDAI0G00780 gene encoding uncharacterized protein (similar to Saccharomyces cerevisiae UBP1 (YDL122W); ancestral locus Anc_2.307), with the protein MTEVIGGLNNDDGNSCFINSILQSSASCNYLLQFLDNVIENKTTGTDANVAEFTTTIEKKPKCIISKSKYGKKKKNKKQNQKNPLAEKNSKYHNNEKFFIELRKLLTNVNTRYTHKKGLSFSTSKFISTLSSQTIINATDQQDAQEFLQILFNDLEKSQIFHTTVKITSNDALQIKTPFEGILMARMKCLTCDEISNPNFKLFSNLTLSLPRYSKQETFNDILSTFWNQLDYVENVSCNRCTLLKHANSNSEYQNLLVKDVIKDDDMENILKRDNLEMVKSNKIKQIKILKPPKILSFHFNRSIFDRKQFKFKKNNCKVLLTPKLNISKFCIVDSDLAVDVADGYAPDFYYKNKNGNSEKDKKYYEKLHQSYETEYAQSDEDDDFNESRDENQYNSRQDIPENIDLFDSQNFPLKELGHIIGNNKCVYSLKSIVVHYGSHDYGHYISYRRFEDQWWRISDESVLKVDEDEVFSASGIFIVFYEQDI; encoded by the coding sequence ATGACTGAAGTAATTGGTGGcttaaataatgatgatggcAATTCATGTTttataaattcaattttacaGAGCTCAGCATCATGCAACTATCTGCTTCAATTCCTTGATAATGTCATTGAAAACAAGACTACTGGTACAGATGCCAATGTAGCTGAATTTACCACTACAATTGAGAAGAAACCGAAATgtattatttcaaaatccAAGTATGgtaaaaagaagaagaataagaagcagaatcaaaaaaatcCACTTGCTGAAAAAAATTCGAAATAccataataatgaaaaattctttattgaattacGAAAATTGTTAACCAATGTAAACACAAGATATACACATAAAAAAGGGTTAAGTTTCTCAACGAGTAAATTTATCTCAACATTAAGTTCacaaacaattattaatgCGACAGATCAACAAGACGCTCAAGAATTTCTACAAATActatttaatgatttagagAAATcacaaatttttcatacAACAGTCAAGATTACATCAAATGATGCTttacaaataaaaacacCATTTGAAGGAATCCTAATGGCAAGAATGAAATGTTTAACATGCGATGAAATAAGTAATCCGAACTTCAAactgttttcaaatttgacGTTGTCTTTACCTCGATATTCGAAACAAGAAACATTTAATGATATCCTTTCCACCTTTTGGAACCAATTGGATTACGTGGAGAATGTTTCATGTAATCGTTGTACACTATTGAAGCACGCGAATTCAAATAGTGAATATCAGAATTTGCTCGTAAAAGATGTGAtcaaagatgatgatatggAGAATATCTTAAAAAGGGATAACTTGGAAATGGTTAAATCTAATAAGATTaaacaaatcaaaattttgaaacctcctaaaatattatcattccATTTTAATAGATCAATCTTTGATAGGAaacaatttaaatttaagaAGAATAATTGTAAAGTTTTACTTACAccaaaattgaatatatcaaaattttgtATTGTCGACTCCGATCTAGCAGTCGATGTCGCGGATGGTTATGCTCCAGATTTTTATTACAAGAATAAGAACGGAAATAGTGAGAAagacaaaaaatattatgaaaaacTACATCAATCTTATGAAACAGAATATGCACAGagtgatgaagatgatgattttaaCGAAAGCAGAGACGAGAACCAATACAATTCCCGTCAAGATATTCCagaaaatattgatttgTTTGATAGCCAAAATTTCCCATTAAAAGAACTTGGTCATATTATCGGTAACAACAAGTGTGTGTATTCATTAAAATCTATTGTGGTCCATTATGGAAGTCACGATTATGGACATTATATATCGTACCGGAGATTTGAAGATCAATGGTGGAGGATATCTGATGAGTCCGTTTTAAAagttgatgaagatgaagtgTTTTCTGCTTCAGGTATATTTATTGTATTTTATGAGCAAGATATTTAA
- the PBI2 gene encoding Pbi2p (similar to Saccharomyces cerevisiae PBI2 (YNL015W); ancestral locus Anc_2.310) — translation MAKDFIVTLKKNTPKEDAHKVVESINHLGGTVVHEFSLIKGFKVKVPDGLHLDALKKKHGDTIVNIEEDKEVHAN, via the coding sequence atggCCAAAGATTTCATTGTTACattaaaaaagaatacaCCAAAGGAGGACGCTCATAAAGTTGTCGAATCTATTAATCATCTGGGTGGAACTGTTGTTCACGAATTCTCCTTAATTAAGGGTTTCAAAGTGAAAGTCCCTGATGGATTACATCTAGAtgctttgaagaaaaagcaCGGTGATACTATTGTGAATATcgaagaagataaagaagTTCATGCCAATTAA
- the CRZ1 gene encoding DNA-binding transcription factor CRZ1 (similar to Saccharomyces cerevisiae CRZ1 (YNL027W); ancestral locus Anc_2.303) translates to MSKNNNNNNNDNADDGLNKNFKLGDVDFDLNNWTSNLNINDLNLPLQDNNTNTTTAENDAGGNIGPFSATVDNSSSSQLKNNGNNAVQMSPLEANILEQYLLNNEIANSLTNNNNNYNRSENIQTSHVPQQQEQQHILTQSLDSENNSLSTLPVSNLTPGSSAGLSASTNASNTNRPSLTLQLDSSSNVDNIRDNNNDNNYPISNINTNYLSPVSNNFNAKISKSNNGTINFGTSFNSNSNSNSNPHSPYLNTQDNSSIYSSNTLNPNNLAVSPSISYLSPGGISSNADFDNLTDLDDVDNDDLMSVYSSASSNFVLPLNDEGLKQIGNLNDLDLILNRKQINADDLDQYQYQSMIYDNEDSKNNNTQVQTPIIKPPIISIQEFQGNYNDNDKNNNNNNLIINTESNSIFNFPSSSPIDNNFSSPINSSTITSNFLNPFESNNNNNNNQQTLHDDNEKESIIDLRKARRKSQTAHSYNSSTVSRSRSRSRRSSIYYSPEDKARSISENRDKLLEMADLPIPLSSSVQKDEKFTNDTNMNKYISPLSASPSPQHTDSNVNENDNNNNNNTNNKTRQSTGGYICELCNKTFTRPYNLKSHLRTHTNEKPFICKICNKAFARQHDRKRHEDLHTGKKRYICGGKLKNGDTWGCGKKFARSDALGRHFKTESGKKCIAPLYAEAISEQEQQGSHDDSHNENSNDQKVIGLGL, encoded by the coding sequence ATGTccaagaataataataacaataataatgataacgCAGATGATGGTCTGAATAAGAACTTTAAACTAGGAGATGTAGATTTCGATCTCAATAACTGGACCTCAAATCTAAATATTAACGATTTAAATCTTCCATtacaagataataataccaatactACTACTGCTGAGAATGATGCTGGTGGAAATATAGGACCCTTTTCTGCAACGGTTGATAATTCTTCCTCATCCCAacttaaaaataatggcAATAATGCAGTTCAAATGTCCCCTTTAGAAGCTAACATCTTAGAGCAATATCTTCtgaataatgaaattgcTAATTCTTtgacaaataataacaacaactaTAACAGATCCGAGAACATTCAGACTAGCCACGTtccacaacaacaagaacaacaacacaTCTTAACCCAATCATTAGATTCTGAAAATAACTCTCTTTCCACATTACCAGTTTCAAACCTTACTCCTGGTAGTTCTGCTGGTCTTTCTGCTTCTACGAACGCCTCGAATACAAATAGACCCTCTCTAACTTTACAATTAGATTCATCGTCAAATGTCGATAATATCcgagataataataatgataataattacCCAATATCGAACATTAATACAAATTATTTGTCTCCTGTAAGTAACAATTTTAATGCTAAAATTAGCAAAAGCAATAATGGCACGATAAACTTTGGAACTAGCttcaattccaattccaattccaattccaaTCCTCATTCACCATACCTAAACACACAAGATAATAGTAGCATATACAGTAGTAATACattaaatccaaataaCCTGGCTGTCTCACCTTCCATTTCATATTTATCTCCAGGTGGGATTTCAAGTAACGCTGACTTTGATAATTTGACAGATTTAGATGATGTAGACAATGACGATTTAATGAGTGTTTATTCAAGTGCAAGTTCGAATTTCGTTCTACCGTTAAATGATGAAGGTTTGAAACAAATTGGgaatttgaatgatttggATTTGATCTTAAACCGAAAACAAATTAATGCAGATGATTTAGATCAATACCAATACCAATCAATGATTTATGATAACGAAGATAGCAAGAATAACAATACACAAGTTCAAACACCCATTATTAAACCACCAATTATATCCATCCAAGAATTTCAAGGTAATTacaatgataatgataagaataataataataataatctgaTAATCAATACAGAATCTAattccattttcaattttccAAGTTCTTCACCCatagataataatttttcatctcCAATAAATAGTAGTACGATAACAAGCAATTTTTTAAATCCATTcgaatcaaataataataataataataatcaacaaACACTTCACGAcgataatgaaaaagaatCAATAATAGACTTGAGAAAGgcaagaagaaaaagcCAAACTGCACATTCATATAATTCCTCTACCGTGTCTAGAAGTCGAAGTAGATCAAGAAGatcatcaatatattattcCCCAGAAGATAAGGCAAGGTCAATTAGTGAAAATAGAGATAAATTGTTAGAAATGGCAGACTTACCCATCCCCCTTTCCTCATCAGTGCAGAAAGATGAGAAATTCACAAACGATACTaatatgaataaatatatatctccATTATCTGCTTCACCATCTCCTCAACATACTGATTCCAATGTTAATGAaaacgataataataacaataataatactaataataagacGAGACAAAGTACAGGTGGCTACATTTGTGAATTATGTAACAAGACATTTACAAGACCGTACAATTTGAAATCTCATTTACGAACACACACGAATGAAAAACCATTCATTTGTAAGATCTGTAATAAGGCATTCGCAAGACAACACGATAGGAAGAGACATGAAGATTTACATACGgggaaaaaaagatatatttgtGGTgggaaattgaaaaatggtg
- the SIW14 gene encoding putative tyrosine protein phosphatase SIW14 (similar to Saccharomyces cerevisiae SIW14 (YNL032W); ancestral locus Anc_2.296) has translation MIHTNNNGSLNGDDDNNVINNDEGDIIVSRKNAHINNIRNKNNNERNCPSPCSSKIDELILNETDIIRMIKEEGPVLTDYGDGSDIHHIISDDRILEGEFNEVLKQFRKGSDILNLRDNETTIERGINDLEDEDEDDVYDSKEHHAKSKEILSYSTKHTVDTGNSVETEENEEVIPPENFSHVIGEIYRSSFPRIENFPFLKKRLKLKSIIVLIPEEYPQENFDFLEESNIKLFQVGMSGNKEPFVNIPSDLLTNALEIVLNPANQPILIHCNRGKHRTGCLVGCIRKLQNWSLTMIFDEYRRFAFPKARALDQQFIEMYDDKEIKRIANRNNWLPLQW, from the coding sequence atgatacatacgaataataatggaagtttgaatggtgatgatgataataacgTGATAAATAATGACGAGGGGGATATTATAGTAAGCCGAAAAAATGCacatattaataatattcgaaataaaaataataatgaaagaaattgtCCCAGTCCTTGTAGTAGTAAGATTGATGAGttaatattgaatgaaaCGGATATAATTCGAATGATAAAGGAAGAAGGTCCTGTTTTGACTGATTATGGAGATGGATCTGATATTCATCATATAATTTCTGATGATAGGATATTAGAAGGTGAATTCAATGAAGTCTTGAAACAATTCAGAAAGGGGAGTGATATTTTAAATCTTCGAGATAATGAGACAACGATTGAACGAGGAATTAATGATCTTgaggatgaagatgaagatgatgtttACGATTCCAAAGAACATCATGCTAAGAGTAAAGAAATACTGTCATACTCAACGAAGCATACAGTCGATACAGGTAATTCAGTGGAGACGGAAGAAAATGAGGAAGTTATACCTCCAGAAAATTTTAGTCATGTTATTGGAGAAATTTATCGAAGTAGTTTCCCTCGAATTGAgaatttcccatttttgaagaaaagactAAAGTTAAAATCTATTATCGTATTGATACCAGAAGAATATCCACAAGAGAATTTCGACTTTTTGGAAGAATCCAACATCAAATTGTTTCAAGTTGGTATGAGTGGTAATAAGGAACCATTTGTTAATATACCGTCTGATTTATTAACTAATGCATTAGAAATTGTATTAAATCCTGCCAATCAACCTATTTTAATACATTGTAATCGTGGTAAACATAGGACAGGTTGTCTCGTTGGATGTATAAGGAAGTTACAAAATTGGTCTCTTACGATGatatttgatgaatataGAAGATTTGCATTTCCAAAGGCAAGGGCATTAGATCaacaattcattgaaatgtATGATGATAAGGAAATTAAACGAATTGCTAACAGAAACAATTGGTTACCATTGCAGTGGTAA
- the NDAI0G00790 gene encoding frataxin family protein (similar to Saccharomyces cerevisiae YFH1 (YDL120W); ancestral locus Anc_2.309) yields MLRRSLGTVNTMLIKRSLSSLIAKQVYCSRISTNAKSCMNKRNLINHNAKRFYAMGITTTKGEIIPDEILHLSMQTYHEQSDEFLENLMNIMETLSETYPENFGSEVEYSDGVFTMTVPRVGSYIINKQPSNKQIWVSSPISGPNRFDFYKNDWRSLRDGKLLTDLLNDEFKDIVPGAFEL; encoded by the coding sequence ATGCTGAGAAGATCATTGGGGACTGTTAATACTATGTTGATCAAAAGATCACTTTCATCCTTAATTGCAAAACAAGTGTATTGTAGTAGAATATCAACGAATGCAAAATCATGTATGAATAAACGaaatctaataaatcataATGCAAAAAGGTTTTATGCGATGGGTATAACGACTACTAAAGGAGAGATTATCCCAGATGAAATTCTACACTTATCGATGCAAACATATCACGAACAATCAGATGAGtttttagaaaatttgatgaatattATGGAAACTTTAAGTGAAACGTACCCAGAGAATTTTGGTAGTGAAGTTGAATATAGTGATGGTGTATTTACTATGACAGTCCCAAGAGTTGGTTCttatattataaataaacaacCATCTAATAAGCAAATTTGGGTTTCTTCACCTATATCGGGACCAAATAGATttgatttttataaaaatgattGGAGATCATTAAGAGATGGGAAACTTTTGACcgatttattaaatgatgagtttaaagatattgttCCGGGGGCATTTGAACTCTAA
- the HHF2 gene encoding histone H4 (similar to Saccharomyces cerevisiae HHF2 (YNL030W); ancestral locus Anc_2.299) has translation MSGRGKGGKGLGKGGAKRHRKILRDNIQGITKPAIRRLARRGGVKRISGLIYEEVRAVLKTFLESVIRDAVTYTEHAKRKTVTSLDVVYALKRQGRTLYGFGG, from the coding sequence atgtCTGGTAGAGGTAAAGGTGGTAAAGGTTTGGGTAAAGGTGGTGCTAAGCGTCATAGAAAGATTCTAAGAGATAACATTCAAGGTATCACAAAGCCTGCTATCAGAAGATTAGCAAGAAGAGGTGGTGTTAAGCGTATCTCAGGTTTAATCTATGAAGAAGTTAGAGCTGTCTTAAAGACTTTCTTAGAATCTGTCATTAGAGACGCTGTTACATATACTGAACACGCCAAGAGAAAGACTGTTACTTCTCTTGATGTTGTTTACGCTTTGAAAAGACAAGGTAGAACTTTGTATGGTTTCGGTGGTTAA